The following coding sequences are from one Pseudonocardia sp. HH130630-07 window:
- a CDS encoding non-ribosomal peptide synthetase yields the protein MKAPEIIDELRSLGVELWEEAGRIRFRAPRGVLTDEHRDLLRAHRDEIVGLLAGDTGPRVTADPAARTEPFPLTEVQTAYLLGRQESFGYGGVACHGYLEIEYPELDPVRVEDAWNRLIARHDMLRAVVEADGYQHVLPEVPRCPVRWEASRDAVRSELGHRMYATDVWPLFELRVTPGVLHVSMDSLIADWASAGVLLDELDVLLADPDAELPPLELTFRDYLLAERAQRGTARYLRDRDYWLSRVDELPAAPDLPARAGETTGPVRFRRHGMRLSAPRWESLRAHAGRHGVTPSTAVLTAFATVLQRWARLPRFALNLTLLDRRPLHPQVDRVVGDFTSVTLLAVEDGTEIPFHEHARGVGEQLFADLDHRLYSGVEVGREIARRRGREAARMPVVFTSAVGVGGRTGHGLTQTPQVLLDCQVTDDADGLQVNWDVRQGSYPDGLVEDMAAAFEGLLVALADDAGTWTGAGPVALPDWQVEQRRRANDTAAPLPASLLHAGVIAQAHRTPDDVAVTGPAGTLTYRELACRAGGVAASLRAAGCEPGERVAIVVDKGPDQIVAVLGVLLAGGAYLPVDTTQPPLRREKLLAGVRHVLTTVGDVPPVDAIPDVPHGDPDGLAYVIYTSGSTGDPKGVMVSHRAALNTVQDVNRRFGVTARDRVLGLAQLGFDLSVYDIVGLLSAGGSVVLPDPARPADPSHWAALVAEYGVTLWNSVPAQLQMLAHYLESDPRPLPTLRLALLSGDWIPVTLPAQVRAFAPGLRMIGLGGATEAAIWSIHHPIEKVDPAWASVPYGLPLANQGFRVLDGARRDRPVWVPGELHIAGAGLAAGYFGDAALTAARFVTHPDGERLYRTGDLGRYLPGGEIEFLGREDDQVKIRGHRIELGEVESALLAHDAVGAAAAVVEGDRHGARALLAFVEPAYGAQPPPGPDLAAVSRFADRQVRGVEAGRVAEHVRLLHEAALISMRDALAGRGAVAERHQWLVNRWRALLPDRLPEITADRAWARLAGDDLITPEALEFYRTHVERVHELLDGTQNPFELLFPQGRTDRAQAIYRDTAIFRYLNHAAAALLNRIAAAHDRGPLRVLEIGAGTGATTEAVLPLLAGHDVDYLFTDISPFFLAEARERFADGDRVRFALFDVDEDHRAQGLAPNSFDVVLCAGVLSSTRRPEAVLDLVAPGGWLVFTEPTEEHPHIMLTQGFMMDGPSLRSREQWLGLVGGTELCLPEPGHPQAGQGIALFAARPKSDRAPVLPTDLAAFLARRLPAHMVPAHLQVVDRLPLTANGKVDRRTLAGWRPATLGAAPDPDTTPPDELEARLCARWAAALNIPAIGRTESFFDRGADSLILARVTGRLREEVPEAAGLAYDTLLRQMLNEPTVEALARALRSSAAPAPATPVAGRSGTGNSLLVPFGGGGDGPVRVLFHAALGTMDYFHSLANALVAQDLGPVVGLAVADADAYCEIDPKDLIARVADDYTDRLLAEGHTRFQLIGYCLGGLLATEVARRLWERGGEVLDLTLVDSIPMFIETDEELAFEAIFVPNLDLDPVEAVFGPDVDGADVYRAIDLLMTENDRVVPAGAMGALSGDPGLESVAAAVRRAHGRTQDERLAGYAAAAADRAGVPVGPELVPGLFRVTRHSMRAARFDPEPYAGDITFLRATEQQSFGITAGVGHLAAPFWERTCLGEFTVIDVPGNHFSVIEPPHLEVVAGHIAAAVRAGVTA from the coding sequence ATGAAGGCACCGGAGATCATCGACGAGCTGCGCTCACTGGGGGTGGAACTCTGGGAGGAAGCCGGCCGGATCCGCTTCCGGGCACCCCGCGGTGTACTCACCGACGAGCACCGTGACCTGCTGCGCGCGCACCGGGACGAGATCGTCGGCCTGCTCGCGGGCGACACCGGGCCGAGGGTCACGGCCGATCCTGCCGCGCGCACCGAGCCCTTCCCGCTGACCGAGGTCCAGACCGCCTACCTGCTCGGCCGGCAGGAGTCGTTCGGCTACGGCGGCGTGGCCTGCCACGGCTACCTGGAGATCGAGTACCCGGAGCTGGACCCGGTCCGGGTCGAGGACGCGTGGAACCGGCTGATCGCGCGGCACGACATGCTGCGTGCCGTCGTCGAGGCCGACGGCTACCAGCACGTGCTCCCCGAGGTGCCCCGGTGCCCGGTCCGGTGGGAGGCCTCGCGGGACGCGGTCCGCTCCGAGCTCGGGCACCGGATGTACGCCACCGACGTGTGGCCGTTGTTCGAGCTGCGGGTGACCCCCGGCGTCCTGCACGTCTCGATGGACTCGTTGATCGCCGACTGGGCGAGCGCGGGCGTCCTGCTGGACGAGCTGGACGTCCTCCTCGCCGACCCGGACGCGGAGCTGCCCCCGTTGGAGCTCACGTTCCGCGACTACCTGCTCGCCGAGCGGGCCCAGCGCGGTACCGCCCGCTACCTGCGCGACCGTGACTACTGGCTGTCCAGGGTCGACGAGCTGCCCGCTGCGCCGGACCTGCCGGCCCGGGCCGGCGAGACCACCGGCCCGGTGCGGTTCCGCAGGCACGGCATGCGCCTGTCCGCGCCGCGCTGGGAGTCCCTGCGCGCGCACGCCGGACGGCACGGTGTGACGCCGTCCACCGCCGTGCTCACCGCGTTCGCCACGGTCCTGCAGCGCTGGGCACGCCTGCCGCGGTTCGCCCTGAACCTCACCCTGCTCGACCGCCGGCCGCTGCACCCGCAGGTCGACCGGGTGGTCGGCGACTTCACCTCGGTCACCCTGCTGGCCGTCGAGGACGGGACGGAGATCCCGTTCCACGAGCACGCGCGCGGCGTCGGCGAGCAGCTGTTCGCCGACCTGGACCACCGGCTCTACTCCGGTGTCGAGGTCGGCCGGGAGATCGCCCGCCGCCGTGGCCGGGAGGCCGCGCGGATGCCGGTGGTGTTCACCAGCGCCGTCGGTGTCGGCGGGCGCACCGGCCACGGCCTCACCCAGACACCGCAGGTCCTGCTGGACTGCCAGGTCACCGACGACGCCGACGGTCTCCAGGTCAACTGGGACGTCCGGCAGGGGAGCTATCCCGACGGCCTGGTCGAGGACATGGCGGCGGCGTTCGAGGGCCTGCTCGTCGCGCTGGCGGACGACGCCGGCACCTGGACCGGTGCCGGCCCGGTCGCGCTGCCCGACTGGCAGGTCGAACAGCGCCGCCGGGCCAACGACACCGCCGCACCGCTGCCCGCGTCGCTGCTGCACGCCGGCGTGATCGCCCAGGCACACCGGACCCCGGACGACGTCGCGGTGACCGGCCCGGCCGGCACGCTGACCTACCGCGAGCTGGCCTGTCGCGCGGGTGGTGTCGCCGCGTCGCTGCGGGCGGCGGGCTGCGAGCCGGGCGAGCGCGTCGCGATCGTCGTGGACAAGGGCCCGGACCAGATCGTCGCGGTCCTCGGCGTGCTGCTGGCCGGTGGTGCCTACCTGCCCGTCGACACCACCCAGCCACCGCTGCGCAGGGAGAAGCTGCTCGCCGGCGTGCGGCACGTGCTGACCACGGTCGGGGACGTCCCGCCGGTGGACGCGATCCCGGACGTCCCGCACGGCGACCCGGACGGCCTGGCCTACGTCATCTACACGTCCGGCTCGACCGGCGACCCCAAGGGCGTCATGGTCAGCCACCGGGCCGCGCTCAACACCGTGCAGGACGTCAACCGGCGGTTCGGCGTGACGGCCCGCGACCGGGTCCTCGGACTGGCGCAGCTGGGATTCGACCTGTCCGTCTACGACATCGTCGGCCTGCTGTCCGCCGGCGGCTCGGTGGTGCTGCCGGACCCGGCCCGGCCGGCGGACCCGTCGCACTGGGCCGCACTGGTGGCGGAGTACGGGGTGACCCTCTGGAACTCGGTGCCCGCGCAGCTGCAGATGCTGGCGCACTACCTCGAGTCCGACCCGCGCCCGCTGCCCACGCTGCGGCTCGCGCTGCTGTCCGGTGACTGGATCCCGGTGACGCTGCCGGCCCAGGTCCGCGCGTTCGCACCGGGCCTGCGGATGATCGGCCTCGGCGGGGCCACCGAGGCCGCCATCTGGTCCATCCACCACCCGATCGAGAAGGTCGACCCGGCGTGGGCGTCGGTGCCCTACGGCCTGCCGCTGGCGAACCAGGGGTTCCGCGTGCTGGACGGGGCCCGGCGCGACCGCCCGGTGTGGGTCCCCGGCGAGCTGCACATCGCCGGTGCCGGTCTGGCCGCCGGGTACTTCGGCGACGCCGCGCTGACCGCGGCCCGGTTCGTCACCCACCCCGACGGCGAGCGGCTCTACCGCACCGGGGACCTCGGCCGGTACCTGCCCGGCGGTGAGATCGAGTTCCTCGGCCGGGAGGACGACCAGGTCAAGATCCGTGGTCACCGGATCGAGCTGGGGGAGGTCGAGTCCGCGCTGCTCGCGCACGACGCGGTGGGCGCCGCGGCCGCCGTCGTGGAGGGGGACCGGCACGGCGCCCGCGCGCTGCTCGCCTTCGTCGAACCCGCCTACGGCGCCCAACCGCCACCCGGCCCGGATCTCGCCGCGGTGAGCCGCTTCGCCGACCGCCAGGTCCGGGGCGTCGAGGCCGGCCGCGTCGCCGAGCACGTCCGGCTGCTCCACGAGGCGGCGCTGATCTCGATGCGTGACGCGCTGGCCGGGCGGGGCGCCGTCGCCGAGCGGCACCAGTGGCTGGTGAACCGCTGGCGGGCGCTGCTCCCCGACCGGCTGCCGGAGATCACCGCGGACCGGGCGTGGGCACGCCTGGCCGGGGACGACCTGATCACGCCGGAGGCCCTGGAGTTCTACCGGACGCACGTCGAGCGGGTCCACGAGCTGCTCGACGGCACGCAGAACCCGTTCGAGCTGCTGTTCCCGCAGGGCCGGACGGACCGGGCGCAGGCGATCTACCGCGACACGGCGATCTTCCGCTACCTCAACCACGCGGCCGCCGCACTGCTCAACCGGATCGCCGCGGCACACGACCGGGGCCCGCTGCGGGTGCTGGAGATCGGCGCGGGCACCGGGGCGACCACCGAGGCCGTCCTGCCGCTGCTGGCCGGGCACGACGTCGACTACCTGTTCACCGACATCTCGCCGTTCTTCCTCGCCGAGGCGCGGGAGCGGTTCGCCGACGGGGACCGGGTGCGGTTCGCCCTGTTCGACGTGGACGAGGACCACCGGGCCCAGGGACTCGCACCCAACTCGTTCGACGTCGTGCTCTGCGCCGGCGTGCTCAGCAGCACCCGGCGTCCCGAGGCGGTGCTCGACCTGGTGGCGCCGGGCGGCTGGCTGGTGTTCACCGAACCGACCGAGGAACACCCGCACATCATGCTGACCCAGGGGTTCATGATGGACGGGCCGTCGCTGCGGTCCCGGGAGCAGTGGCTCGGCCTCGTCGGGGGAACGGAGCTGTGCCTGCCCGAGCCCGGCCATCCCCAGGCCGGGCAGGGGATCGCGTTGTTCGCCGCCCGGCCGAAGTCCGACCGGGCGCCGGTGCTGCCCACGGACCTGGCCGCGTTCCTGGCCCGCCGGCTGCCCGCGCACATGGTGCCCGCGCACCTGCAGGTCGTGGACCGGCTGCCCCTCACCGCGAACGGCAAGGTGGACCGCAGGACCCTCGCCGGATGGCGGCCGGCCACCCTCGGCGCGGCCCCCGATCCCGACACCACGCCACCGGACGAGCTGGAGGCCCGCCTCTGCGCCCGCTGGGCCGCGGCGCTGAACATCCCGGCGATCGGCCGCACGGAGAGCTTCTTCGACCGCGGTGCGGACTCCCTCATCCTCGCCCGGGTCACCGGCCGGCTCCGCGAGGAGGTGCCCGAGGCCGCCGGACTCGCCTACGACACCCTGCTGCGCCAGATGCTGAACGAGCCCACGGTGGAGGCACTCGCCCGGGCGTTGCGCAGCTCGGCGGCGCCCGCACCGGCCACCCCGGTCGCCGGCCGGTCCGGCACCGGGAACTCGCTGCTCGTCCCGTTCGGCGGCGGTGGCGACGGGCCGGTCCGGGTGCTGTTCCACGCGGCGCTGGGCACCATGGACTACTTCCACTCGCTGGCGAACGCGCTGGTGGCGCAGGATCTCGGCCCGGTCGTCGGGCTGGCGGTCGCCGACGCCGACGCCTACTGCGAGATCGACCCGAAGGACCTGATCGCCCGGGTGGCCGACGACTACACCGACCGGTTGCTGGCCGAGGGACACACCCGCTTCCAGCTGATCGGCTACTGCCTCGGCGGCCTGCTCGCCACCGAGGTGGCACGGCGGCTGTGGGAGCGGGGCGGCGAGGTGCTGGACCTGACGCTCGTCGACAGCATCCCGATGTTCATCGAGACCGACGAGGAGCTGGCCTTCGAGGCCATCTTCGTCCCCAACCTCGATCTCGACCCGGTCGAGGCGGTCTTCGGGCCCGACGTCGACGGCGCGGACGTGTACCGGGCGATCGACCTGCTGATGACCGAGAACGACCGGGTGGTCCCGGCGGGCGCGATGGGCGCGCTGAGCGGCGACCCCGGCCTCGAGTCCGTCGCGGCGGCCGTACGGCGGGCACACGGTCGTACGCAGGACGAGCGGCTCGCCGGTTACGCGGCCGCGGCTGCGGACCGGGCGGGTGTCCCGGTGGGGCCGGAACTCGTGCCGGGCCTGTTCCGGGTGACCCGGCACAGCATGCGGGCGGCGCGGTTCGACCCCGAGCCGTACGCCGGGGACATCACGTTCCTGCGGGCGACCGAGCAGCAGTCCTTCGGCATCACCGCGGGCGTCGGGCACCTGGCGGCGCCGTTCTGGGAGCGGACGTGTCTCGGTGAGTTCACCGTGATCGACGTGCCGGGCAACCACTTCAGCGTGATCGAGCCACCACACCTGGAGGTGGTGGCCGGGCACATCGCAGCGGCGGTCCGCGCGGGGGTGACCGCATGA
- a CDS encoding ABC transporter ATP-binding protein has protein sequence MTATVEGDVRTVGERSAGPAPRTADAALKDLRRPVAWLTRLGVALTAVGALSTLVPFVGIAELGRVLLGPQPVDDDVVVGIAVVVGVALVLGWACNGAGISVTHVADSKLQALLRRRIVHRLGRVPLGWYSETNSGLVRKAAQDDIDDLHHLIAHHDVEMTGAIVLPLGGIAYLVWLDWRLALLAIVTLPVYLVAYGSMMRGFVQKMAELDAGFARVSAAIVEFVHGITVVKVFGQVNRAHRTYDSAVGEFGEKYAGWVRPMLRLEAWTSMALAAPVVAVTSLAGGIWFVTAGWVTPVEVLAEVLVAMVVPSTLLVLNQGMTAQRKATAAAGRIVALLGTTPLPVPDEPQQPAGHEVEFDDVSFAYDGTDTVLSGVSLRCRPGTVTALVGSSGAGKSTLAKLVPRFYDVGSGAVRVGGVDVRRIAPDVLYRTVGFVLQDVRLLHGTVAENLRLGRPQATGDEIVAAATAARIHDRILALPRGYDSVLGEDAIFSGGEAQRVSIARALLADTPVLVLDEATAYADPESEAQIQDALSVLARDRTVLVIAHRLATIAGVDQIVVLDGGRVAERGTQEELLAAGGRYARMWDAYTDAEGGIR, from the coding sequence ATGACCGCCACGGTCGAGGGCGACGTCCGCACCGTCGGGGAGCGGTCCGCCGGGCCGGCACCCCGCACGGCCGACGCCGCGTTGAAGGACCTGCGCCGCCCGGTCGCGTGGCTGACCCGGCTCGGCGTGGCGCTGACCGCCGTCGGGGCGCTGAGCACCCTCGTCCCGTTCGTCGGCATCGCCGAGCTCGGGCGGGTGCTGCTGGGCCCGCAGCCGGTCGACGACGACGTGGTCGTCGGTATCGCGGTCGTCGTCGGTGTCGCGCTGGTCCTCGGCTGGGCCTGCAACGGTGCCGGGATCTCGGTGACCCACGTCGCCGACTCGAAGCTGCAGGCCCTGCTGCGCCGGCGGATCGTGCACCGGCTCGGCCGGGTGCCCCTCGGGTGGTACTCCGAGACCAACTCCGGGCTGGTGCGCAAGGCGGCCCAGGACGACATCGACGACCTGCACCATCTCATCGCCCACCACGACGTGGAGATGACCGGCGCGATCGTGCTGCCCCTGGGCGGCATCGCCTACCTGGTGTGGCTGGACTGGCGGCTGGCGCTGCTGGCGATCGTGACGCTGCCGGTCTACCTGGTCGCCTACGGCTCGATGATGCGCGGTTTCGTGCAGAAGATGGCCGAGCTGGACGCCGGGTTCGCCCGGGTGTCCGCCGCAATCGTGGAGTTCGTCCACGGCATCACGGTCGTGAAGGTGTTCGGCCAGGTCAACCGGGCGCACCGGACCTACGACAGCGCGGTCGGCGAGTTCGGCGAGAAGTACGCCGGCTGGGTGCGGCCGATGCTGAGACTGGAGGCCTGGACGTCGATGGCGCTCGCCGCGCCGGTCGTCGCGGTCACCAGCCTGGCGGGCGGGATCTGGTTCGTCACCGCGGGCTGGGTGACACCGGTCGAGGTGCTCGCCGAGGTGCTGGTGGCGATGGTCGTCCCGTCGACGCTGCTGGTCCTGAACCAGGGGATGACCGCGCAGCGCAAGGCGACGGCGGCGGCCGGGCGCATCGTGGCGCTGCTCGGGACCACGCCGCTGCCCGTCCCGGACGAGCCGCAGCAGCCCGCCGGCCACGAGGTCGAGTTCGACGACGTCTCGTTCGCCTACGACGGCACGGACACCGTGCTCTCCGGGGTGAGCCTGCGCTGCCGGCCCGGCACGGTCACCGCGCTGGTGGGCAGCTCGGGGGCGGGCAAGTCGACGCTGGCGAAGCTCGTCCCCCGGTTCTACGACGTCGGTTCCGGCGCGGTCCGGGTCGGCGGGGTGGACGTCCGGCGGATCGCCCCCGACGTGCTCTACCGCACGGTCGGGTTCGTGCTCCAGGACGTCCGGCTGCTGCACGGGACCGTGGCCGAGAACCTCCGCCTCGGCCGCCCGCAGGCCACCGGGGACGAGATCGTCGCCGCGGCCACCGCGGCCCGGATCCACGACCGGATCCTGGCTCTGCCCCGCGGCTACGACTCGGTCCTCGGTGAGGACGCGATCTTCTCCGGCGGGGAGGCGCAGCGCGTCTCCATCGCCAGGGCGCTGCTGGCCGACACCCCGGTCCTGGTGCTCGACGAGGCCACCGCGTACGCCGACCCGGAGTCCGAGGCACAGATCCAGGACGCACTGTCCGTCCTCGCCCGCGACCGCACCGTCCTGGTGATCGCGCACCGGCTCGCCACGATCGCCGGCGTCGACCAGATCGTCGTGCTCGACGGCGGCCGCGTCGCCGAACGCGGCACGCAGGAGGAGCTGCTGGCCGCGGGCGGCCGGTACGCCCGCATGTGGGACGCCTACACCGATGCCGAAGGGGGCATCCGATGA
- a CDS encoding ABC transporter ATP-binding protein codes for MIRDLMTILGPAHDRAVRTYLAWLVAYSVLQGLAMVALYPVLTALLAGDPGTAWRRLLVVAVLVVATCVARYQQAMQGFALAIVTLTTLHRRLGDHVASLPLGWFSGERTGRLSRSATNGTLMVTNVFAHMLTPLVSGILAPATVAVAMLFLDWRIGLTTLLCAPVLWLVHRSAVASVGRGEHLTDAAATEAGDRVIEFARNQQVLRAFGRTTEGYRPLEEAIERQRVAGNALLRAAAPRLLAGGLAVQLAFAVVIAVGLVLVLGDAIAPAAMIALIGLTARFVGPLAEIAGSSSMIRMAANDLSRLAAIFDEKPLAVPEVTQPVTRPGEIELAGVGFGYETGSPVLDDVSLRIPPRTMTAVVGPSGSGKSTIVRLIMRLFDVGSGAVRVGGVDVREQTTEDLMAQLSVVMQDVYLFDDTLEANIRVGRPSATEQEVREAARIAGVDEIVDRLPGGWSATVGEGGASLSGGERQRVSVARAVLKDAPIVLLDEATAALDPENERYVQDALRSLMDRSTLLVIAHKLSTVVAADRIVVLDGGRIAETGTHEELLAAGGRYTDFWTERRRARGWRLTAGGSR; via the coding sequence ATGATCCGTGACCTGATGACGATCCTCGGGCCGGCCCACGACCGGGCCGTCCGGACCTACCTGGCCTGGCTGGTGGCCTACTCGGTGCTGCAGGGCCTGGCCATGGTGGCGCTCTACCCGGTGCTGACGGCCCTGCTGGCCGGTGACCCCGGCACCGCGTGGCGCCGGCTGCTCGTGGTCGCCGTGCTCGTGGTCGCCACCTGCGTGGCCCGCTACCAGCAGGCGATGCAGGGCTTCGCCCTCGCCATCGTGACCCTGACGACGCTGCACCGCCGGCTCGGCGACCACGTCGCGTCGCTGCCGCTGGGCTGGTTCTCCGGCGAGCGGACCGGACGGCTCTCGCGCAGCGCCACCAACGGCACGCTGATGGTCACCAACGTCTTCGCCCACATGCTCACCCCGCTGGTCAGCGGGATCCTCGCGCCGGCCACCGTCGCCGTCGCCATGCTGTTCCTGGACTGGCGGATCGGTCTCACCACCCTGCTCTGCGCCCCGGTGTTGTGGCTGGTCCACCGGTCGGCGGTCGCCTCCGTCGGGCGGGGCGAGCACCTGACCGACGCCGCGGCCACCGAGGCGGGTGACCGTGTCATCGAGTTCGCCCGCAACCAGCAGGTCCTGCGCGCGTTCGGGCGCACCACCGAGGGCTACCGGCCGCTGGAGGAGGCCATCGAGCGGCAGCGGGTCGCGGGCAACGCCCTGCTCCGTGCGGCCGCGCCCCGCCTGCTGGCCGGCGGGCTCGCCGTGCAGCTCGCGTTCGCCGTGGTCATCGCCGTCGGGCTGGTGCTGGTGCTCGGCGACGCGATCGCCCCCGCGGCGATGATCGCGCTGATCGGCCTGACCGCCCGCTTCGTCGGGCCGCTGGCCGAGATCGCCGGGAGCAGCAGCATGATCCGGATGGCGGCCAACGACCTGAGCCGGCTCGCCGCGATCTTCGACGAGAAGCCGCTCGCCGTACCGGAGGTCACGCAGCCGGTGACCCGGCCGGGCGAGATCGAGCTGGCCGGTGTCGGCTTCGGCTACGAGACGGGCTCCCCGGTGCTGGACGACGTCTCGCTGCGGATCCCCCCGCGGACCATGACGGCCGTCGTCGGCCCGTCCGGCTCGGGCAAGAGCACGATCGTCCGGCTGATCATGCGGCTGTTCGACGTCGGCTCCGGAGCCGTCCGGGTGGGGGGCGTGGACGTCCGTGAACAGACCACGGAGGACCTCATGGCCCAGCTCTCGGTCGTGATGCAGGACGTCTACCTGTTCGACGACACCCTGGAGGCCAACATCCGGGTCGGGAGACCCTCGGCGACCGAGCAGGAGGTCCGCGAGGCGGCCCGGATCGCGGGTGTGGACGAGATCGTGGACCGGCTGCCCGGCGGGTGGTCCGCCACGGTCGGCGAGGGCGGAGCGTCGCTGTCCGGCGGCGAGCGTCAGCGGGTCTCCGTCGCCAGGGCCGTGCTCAAGGACGCACCGATCGTGCTGCTGGACGAGGCGACGGCCGCGCTGGACCCGGAGAACGAGCGCTACGTGCAGGACGCGCTGCGGAGCCTGATGGACCGCTCCACCCTCCTGGTGATCGCGCACAAGCTGTCGACCGTCGTCGCCGCGGACCGGATCGTGGTCCTCGACGGCGGCCGCATCGCCGAGACCGGCACCCACGAGGAGCTCCTGGCGGCGGGCGGGCGGTACACCGACTTCTGGACCGAACGGCGCCGTGCCCGTGGCTGGCGCCTGACGGCCGGAGGGTCCCGGTGA
- a CDS encoding methyltransferase, whose translation MTGPLEVLDDVCLRAMAALAPFDGVAPRHRWLADRWRAALDGRDPGGYTEPATEFEDAYAELGFPPAMARFHRTALARLPELLRDEVDVGELLFSGTDVLTALAAYQDNDLTHRLNAAAAGEVLAGGPRVLELGGGAGLATAAVLTALRERDATEYTYTFTDVSPLFLRAAAERFGDDPRFSGRLLDLDTDFTAQGCADGSADVVLAANVLHNAAEIDRSLRRIRRVLAPGGRLVFTEAVRDHPATLTSMQFLLSGPENRVRSPFLDAAGWRAALAGAGFAVREGPSVHGQALFVGTALGIVADWPAAKVLTHLERSRVTEVELPATVVCALVDEPSFALADLSALQRIRYHGGGIPRYVRDTLGVELVRDDTDLGDVTDLLTDAARRADEELAGIDLGAAVAAVDDFGRTALLSMLNALQRRGGRRTAFPALVRRWRAVLNREGLLDGDRPTIDPAGFSDAALDRAWTAAADAWHRTVGSAGTVEYARRNAERLQELLDGTCDPVQLLFPEGRTDLAAALYRENVTGRYQHRAVSALLGGIAGRWPGGRVLRVLEIGAGTGATTERVLPALAGSGAAVDYLFTDVSAYFLEQGADRWRDHPWVRFGRYDIDADPDADPGTDGPVWADGSFDVVIGGGVLNAARDTDASVRRLTRLLAAGGWLVLTEPTVEEFWILTSQAFLLAEAADGRASTGSTFLTREQWDGVLDSAGLDRVLGLPDEGHPLHRLGHRVFVARTRP comes from the coding sequence GTGACGGGCCCGCTGGAGGTGCTCGACGACGTCTGCCTGCGGGCCATGGCCGCGCTGGCGCCGTTCGACGGCGTCGCGCCCCGGCACCGCTGGCTGGCCGACCGGTGGCGGGCGGCGCTGGACGGCCGTGACCCGGGGGGGTACACCGAGCCGGCCACGGAGTTCGAGGACGCCTACGCGGAGCTGGGCTTCCCACCCGCGATGGCCCGGTTCCACCGGACGGCGCTGGCCCGGCTGCCCGAGCTGCTGCGCGACGAGGTCGACGTCGGGGAGCTGCTGTTCTCCGGCACCGACGTGCTCACCGCGCTCGCCGCCTACCAGGACAACGACCTGACCCACCGGCTCAACGCCGCGGCGGCCGGGGAGGTACTGGCGGGCGGCCCCCGCGTGCTCGAACTGGGCGGGGGCGCGGGTCTGGCCACGGCCGCGGTGCTGACCGCGCTGCGGGAACGGGACGCGACGGAGTACACCTACACCTTCACCGACGTCTCGCCGCTGTTCCTGCGGGCCGCGGCCGAGCGTTTCGGCGACGACCCACGGTTCTCCGGGCGGCTGCTCGACCTGGACACCGACTTCACGGCGCAGGGGTGCGCCGACGGCAGCGCGGACGTCGTGCTGGCCGCCAACGTGCTGCACAACGCCGCGGAGATCGACCGGTCGCTGCGCCGCATCCGCCGGGTGCTCGCGCCCGGCGGGCGGCTGGTGTTCACCGAGGCCGTGCGCGACCACCCGGCCACCCTGACGTCGATGCAGTTCCTCCTGTCCGGACCGGAGAACCGGGTGCGGTCACCGTTCCTGGACGCGGCGGGCTGGCGGGCGGCGCTGGCCGGAGCGGGGTTCGCCGTGCGGGAGGGGCCGTCGGTCCACGGGCAGGCGCTGTTCGTCGGGACCGCGCTCGGGATCGTCGCGGACTGGCCCGCGGCGAAGGTGCTGACCCACCTGGAGCGGTCGCGGGTCACCGAGGTCGAGCTGCCCGCCACGGTCGTGTGCGCGCTGGTGGACGAGCCGTCCTTCGCGCTGGCCGACCTGTCGGCGTTGCAGCGGATCCGCTACCACGGTGGCGGGATCCCCCGATACGTGCGCGACACCCTCGGCGTCGAGCTGGTGCGCGACGACACCGACCTCGGCGACGTGACCGACCTGCTCACCGACGCCGCGCGCCGGGCGGACGAGGAGCTGGCCGGGATCGATCTCGGCGCCGCGGTCGCCGCGGTCGACGACTTCGGCCGCACCGCGCTGCTGTCGATGCTCAACGCCCTGCAGCGCCGCGGCGGTCGCCGCACCGCCTTCCCCGCACTGGTCCGCCGCTGGCGGGCGGTGCTGAACCGGGAGGGGCTGCTGGACGGGGACCGGCCGACGATCGATCCGGCCGGGTTCTCCGACGCGGCGCTCGACCGGGCGTGGACCGCGGCGGCCGACGCGTGGCACCGGACGGTCGGCTCGGCGGGCACCGTGGAGTACGCCCGCCGCAACGCCGAACGGCTCCAGGAACTGCTCGACGGGACGTGCGACCCCGTCCAGCTGCTGTTCCCCGAGGGCCGTACCGACCTCGCCGCCGCGCTCTACCGGGAGAACGTGACCGGGCGCTACCAGCACCGGGCGGTGAGCGCGCTGCTCGGCGGGATCGCCGGCCGGTGGCCCGGCGGGCGGGTCCTGCGCGTCCTCGAGATCGGGGCGGGCACCGGTGCCACGACCGAGCGGGTCCTCCCCGCGCTGGCCGGGTCCGGGGCCGCGGTCGACTACCTGTTCACCGACGTGTCGGCGTACTTCCTGGAACAGGGCGCGGACCGGTGGCGCGACCACCCGTGGGTCCGGTTCGGACGGTACGACATCGACGCCGATCCCGACGCCGACCCCGGCACCGACGGGCCGGTGTGGGCCGACGGCTCCTTCGACGTCGTCATCGGTGGCGGGGTGCTCAACGCGGCCAGGGACACCGACGCCTCGGTACGGCGCCTGACCCGGCTGCTGGCCGCCGGCGGCTGGCTCGTGCTCACCGAACCCACCGTCGAGGAGTTCTGGATCCTCACCTCGCAGGCGTTCCTGCTGGCCGAGGCCGCCGACGGCCGGGCAAGCACCGGATCGACGTTCCTGACCCGGGAGCAGTGGGACGGGGTCCTCGACTCCGCCGGGCTGGACCGGGTGCTCGGCCTGCCGGACGAGGGGCACCCCCTGCACCGCCTCGGCCACCGGGTGTTCGTCGCCCGTACCCGGCCCTGA